Genomic DNA from Paenibacillus donghaensis:
CCCTCCAGATAGATAGGCTCTTCATGCAGCACCATCTCCATGCCAACACGGATCTGGTTCTGCTCCGCCTGCATATTCAGCAGAAGCGACAGGCGGCAGCCGGAGCGGCTGATATCATGCAGCAAGGCGCTGACAGGCTTGGAGGGAACATTGTTCCCGTTAATGCTGAGAATATAAAGCTCAAAGGAAGCCGGTTCAACAAGATCATAACGAAAGGGCTCGGTTCTGCGGTTAGTGGTCATCTGTTCCTCCATCAATGTTCGGTTTAGACTTTTATATATCTATCGACCATAATGTGGAATAAATGAAGAGCAGATATCAATCCTTGGCAGCACCCTCCGGCAGCTCGAAGCTCCAGGCAACATTTGTATATTTTTTGTCGGTAAGGGTGCGGGTTAAGGTGAGCTCCTTGGGCAATGTCTTTACATTCTTGGCGATCAAATAAATGAGATTGGTATGATCATCGGTTTGGCCAAAGGTTACATCTTCTCCGATACTGTAGGATCCGCGCCGTACCACCTCATACTTTTGACCGAGTTCATCGCGAGCTATCCATTGGTCTCCAGCTAATCGGTTGAAGTACTGTCCACTTATCGCCATCCAGGCCGAAGGTCCGGGTTCATCAGCGGTTTCCGTAATCTTGATGTCATGTACTTTAAGGAGGTCGCCCTGAGCATTGAAAATAGCCGGCTGCTGCTTCAGCATCTGTGGCCGAACCGTGAAGGAATCCTCTGATGTAACGGGTATGGCGTAACCGTCGAGAATGAAACGAACAGGACCGCTGTCACTGTCATAAGGCAGGTCGTTTACATAATAGCTCCAGCGTAATTTGTCAGGTGTATTGCTCTGATGCTTGGTGTAAACTGCGCCATGACTGCTAACTATTGGACTCAACACCTCATTCTTGGCATTCTCAAAATGAAACATGAGTTCCAAATCGTCCCTGAGCTCCGCCGGTGTCCGTGCTTGGGCTTGATCCGTAAGCAACGTGGTGAACTCCAGTTTAACTCCGGCAGGTGACCGCACAATATTCTCCATCTCTAGAGATAACCCTTCTGGAGTGGTATAGGTGTTATCCAGCTTCGTGGTTTGGGTTAGAGCGTTCGCCTTGGTCATATCGACCTTGTAGCTGAAGCCCCAATCGCCTGTAACAACTTTTCCCCGCTTGGAATCGACAGTCAGTTCATTCACCTCAGCCTCAATAACCACGGTCTCTCCAGGCTCCTCATTAGGGAAAATATAAGACATTAGCAGATACTCCTGCTTGAATGTTCCGTTCTCTGACCTGCTTTCCATAGGAACAGTCATAGTTCCTTTCCCGATAATCTGTCCTGCTTCATTGCGAAGCTTAAGCCAGCTTGAGCTGAACATCGACATGGCATTGTTAGCGGGTTGACCTGAACGGTCGGTAATTCGCAGGTTGATCACCATACGGTTTGGATCGGCCACCACCTCCTGCAAGGAAAGGGTATATCCTTGATCGTAGACCTGAATATCAGGCTGCTGAATGATTCCAAGCTCCTTGGCCTTCATTAGGTGAAGATCAGTCCATTCCTTAGGCAGGATAACCCTTGAGCCGGGGGAAGGAGTGGTGTTGGCGGGACTCAGAAGAGAAGGGCTGTACAGGATAGCCGAAGCGGCAATAACAGTGCCGAGCGTCACAGCCATACCCCAAGTCCAGGCTCGTCTGGCCGATTGGCTTATCTGTTTATGTCTTAACCATGGTACTTGGATACGATGAGCAGGGAGTATCTCTGCGCCCCGCACCTGCTCCATGACTCGGGCAGTGAAATCATCCGGCAGGGGTTGCTCTCCGCTGAATTGCAGAGCGGCGTTCCAATTGTCTTCTGTGGTATTAAGGGGTTTGCCGTAATCCGATGGTTTCATGGGAATCCTCCTTGGAATGTGACCATTGTTTTCTCAGCTTCAACCTGGCGCGGTGAAGGCGATTCTTGACCTGATGAATCGTCAGACCCGTTACCGCAGCAATTTCCTCATAAGACAGCTCATTGGTATAGCGCAGCAGCAGTACAATCCGGTAACGTTCCGGCAGCTTCGCCAGCTTCTGCTGCATGTCAAGCTGTGCTTCCTTACGCATATACTGCTCTTCCGGATTTAAGGCATCTTCTTTCTTCTGCAGCAGTGATTGCTCGACGAATCCGAACGTGCGGCGCCGCTTCTGGGACCGGAACAGATTGATCGCAATCGTATACAGCCAGGAGGCGAAGCTGGATTGCTCCCTGTGATCCCGCAGCTTCCGGTAGGCCTTGATGAACGTCTCCTGGGCCAGATCCTGCGCGTCCTGATGCGACGCACCCATTCCCAGCAGCAGGCCGTATAAGGCGGACTTGTATTTGTCCACCAGCCCTGCGAAGGCTTCAGGATCTCCATTCAATACTTGCTGTATGATCCATTTCTCATTTGACTGATCCTCCATGTACACCCTCCAAGCCTTTCTATTTATGTATAAGACGCTGCAAGCTCTGCTAATTTCTCACTTTTATATGAAATTGAACCCTCGCAGCTGGATGCTCACGGGTTGGCGAGGCAGTTTAAAATAGGTGTTTTATTGAATTGCATTGTGCATCTAATTTCAGCTGAAACCTCTCTCAGAAGGCGATTAAGTGCGATATTGGTTACTACTTAGAGCCCCCTTGTGTTCCTTGTGTTACTCGTCCGAGCCTGTCATACCACACCGCACGACAAGGAGGCTAAGCATAACAAAGGAAGGCTGTCGCCAGTAACCAGCGCTTAACTTTCAGACTACTAACGGACTCAGGAGCCTCTATTTGCTGTAAAAAGGCTGTTTTGCAGGTCTAACGGACTCAGGAGCCTCTATTCAGGCAAAAACCCACTAGTTAGGGCCTGTTTTTCCAATATAGAGGTTATGCGGTCCGCTAGACTCCAAACCATCGCAGGAATGCGGAAATAGGAGCTATAAGGTCCGCTAGGACGTGGGTTACCTGAAGGGGGAGGGTTTGGATTACGGTAGTGCGATCCCCTAACCTTCGCAAGTAAACCTTCTATATCCTCGCAGGGGCCTAAGTAGTAACCGCTTTTGCAACTAATTCATTGGCTCGGACTTATGAAACCACTATTGCATCCATTTATTCCGTGAGTTCCAAAGCCATACCTGAATTTGCATAGTTTAACACAGGGCGGCTAGTGAATAGCCTCTATTAATTCGTTTAGTCCCTAAGAGTTATTTTATTTCACCAGATGTGTTGCGATAGGAGAGGCGGAGGATGTTACAGGGTGAGCAGAGGTCCATACAATTTAAATTTAAGGAATATGGTTGACAGCAGCTTACTTCCCGTGTAACATATGAACAGTCGTCAACACAACATTTGCATAATTTTCTCGTATAACCTCGCAGCGGGCTGGTCCCGACAAGGGCGAGGGTTTCTACAGGAAGCCTACTCTTCCTAACTACGATGATAAGGTCAGCCTCACTACACCTTATCCCGGAGTTAGGTTTATTTGTGTGTTGCGGCCGAATGAATTGATTCGGGAGGATTAAACCATGAAAGATATGAAATACCTAATATCCGTGCTGGTCGGAGCGATGAGTTACGGCATTCTATCAACGATTGTAGTACTTGCTTATGGAAAAGGATATTCGCTGGGGGAAGTTGTCGGCACACAGCTGCTGACCGGATTTATCCTCGCCTGGCTGCTGGCGCTCTATACCAAGCTTAAAGAAAACCGCAAACACGCTAAGGGGGGCGCAGGTTCTGCCGCTTACGCCAAAGCTTCAACTCCTATAACCTGGAAGCAAAGAATTTTGCTGATGCTGGCCGGTGCGCCGACAGTGGTGACAGGCCTTGTCTACTATCAGTCCTTGCGTTATATTCCGGCTTCGCTGGCCATTATCCTATTATTCCAGTTTACCTGGATCAGCGTGCTGATTCAGTCCGTCAGCAGACGTCAGCGTCCCAATAAGGTGACCTTGCTGACCTTGCTGGTACTGTTCGGAGGAACCTTGCTTGCTGCCGGAATCTTCGATCAGGGCGCAGCACATTTCAATCCGCTCGGAATTACTCTGGGCTTGCTCTCGGCAGTAAGTTATTCCATGTTCATCATCTTCAGCGGCAAAGCGGTGCCTTCTGTGCATCCGGCATACCGCAGTGCCTGGATGATTACAGGCGGCTTCCTTCTGCTATGCATTTTGTTCCCGCCAACCTTTATTTTCAGCGGATTGCTGTGGAGCCAGCTGCTTTTCTACGGCTTCCTGCTGGGATTGTTTGGTGCCTTCATTCCGCCTGTGCTGTTCGCCATTGGCGTACCGCATATCGGCGGGGGGATGGCCGGAATTCTGGGCGCGGCCGAGCTGCCGGTTGCCGTACTCCTGTCTTCCTTCGTGCTGCATGAGCAGGTGAGCATGCTGCAGTGGGTCGGCGTAGGGCTGGTACTGCTGGGGGTAGTGCTTCCTGAACTGCACAAGGTGAAATGGGGCAACAGCAAGGCCATCATTCATTAATTCCAGTTTGCTTAAATAGCCTGCTTTATATCGACGTGGAGTCCCTGACGGGCTTCACGTCTTTTTTTGTCGCGAGTAGGGGATAACGGCAATTAGCAGTTTTGACAATAATAACTTACCGCGATACAATAAAACGTGTATTAAACGCGTTTAAATTTAAACTGATAATCGGATTTATAAAGACCAAGAAAGGATGATTAAGATGACTCCGAAATTGGACTTAGCGCAGTACCTCAACAACGGCGTGGAAAGAATTATTAGAGACGCATTGAAAGCAACGCTAAAAGCGCCAAGAGAAAGCGTTTTTCTGGTTCGATATGCCGTAGCAGCAGCGAAGGCAAAAAAACGGAGAGCAGAGCTGGCAGCGCAAAACGAGCATATTCCGCCATTTCTGATTGCCAGCATTACTAGCCGCTGCAATCTGTGGTGTGCGGGCTGCTATGCCCACCATGAGCATGCCTGTGCCGATGCTCCTGCGCGCGGCGAGCTTCATGAAACTGAATGGGAGCGTATTTTTACGGAGGCTTCCGAGCTTGGGGTCAGCTTCATCCTGCTTGCAGGCGGAGAGCCGCTGATACGAAGGGATGTACTGGAGCAGGCCTCGGCTCACCGGGATATCCTGTTTCCTGTATTTACAAACGCCACGATGCTTGACGGCACATACCTTTCCTTATTTGATTCGGCCCGCAATCTGGTACCCGTTCTAAGTATTGAAGGCGATCGCAGTATGACTGATGCACGCAGAGGCAGCGGCGTCTATCAAAGGCTGACAGAAGTGATGGAGGCATTGCAGAGTAAAAGCATTCTGTACGGGGTCTCTGTTACGGTCACAGTAGAAAATCTTGCCTATGTCACCGGAGATCAGTTTCTAACCCAATTACAGCAGAGCGGCTGCAGGGTTGTGATTTATGTAGAGTATGTGCCCGTAGATCCAGGAACCCAGGATCTCGCGCCTACCCATGCGGAACGCGCATATCTTGCACAGCGGCTTACGGCGCTGCGCAGCGGAGACGCGGGGATGGTTATGATATCCTTCCCTGGGGATGAGTTGGCCTCAGGAGGCTGCCTTGCCGCAGGCCGCGGATTCTTCCACATTAACGCGCATGGCGGAGTTGAGCCGTGCCCATTCTCGCCTTATTCGGATACTTCGCTACGCGAGGGAACATTAAGGGACGCCCTGCATTCCCCGCTGTTTGCCAAGCTGAGCAGCGGGGAACTGCTGCAGCACCATACGGGAGGTTGTGTTTTGTTTGAGCAGCAAGAAATGGTTCGGCGGCTGCTATAAGTTTGCGCTTTGAAAGAAATATAGAATCTGGAGGATGCACAATGCCAGCTGAACATGCCAAGGAACAAATACTAGGCGCTACAATCCATCTTTTAAATCAAGAAGGGAACACAAGTAATATCACAGCCCGCAAGATTGCGGCAGAGGCCCATGTGAATCTGGCTATGATTAACTACTACTTTGGCTCCAAGGATGCCTTGATACATTCGGCTGTCGATACAATTATTAATGAACGCGCACAGGAGTTGAAGCAGGCCGATCCGCCGGATGCTTCGGCTCGGGATAAACTGAAGAATTTCCTTACGCAGTTATCAGATCTAACGCTCAAATATACCAAGCTGACCAAGGCATCGATTCCCTATGTCTTGCTGCAGGGTGACATCGATCTTCCCCATTACATTCTGCCCTTTATCCGGGAGCATTATAGAGAATCCCGCAGCGAAACGGAATGCAGAATCATTGCCTATCAACTGATATCCTTTTGTCAGCTGGCATTCTATCGGTCAACGGATTTCATGAGGTACCTGAGTTTAGATGTCAGCGATAAACTGCAGCGAGATGATATGCTGGACACCCTTCTGAAATTGCATCTGCCGTTTGACGAGAAAGAGGGTAATGAAGAAGGAGGGCGGCAGTAAGATTGCCGTAGAACAGACCCTCGAAACTCTCTATGAGCGGCAAAAGAGTCTGCCTGTGCGCATAGACAGCATTTATATAGAGACCAAAGAAGGTGACGGGATAAGCAGATGCTTACGCCCGGACAACAGCTACAAGGACCGTAAGAAGCAATACAGCTACGCTGAGTTTAGGCAGCAACCGGAATGCGAGCAGACCGGGGACCACTAGAAGGGAGCAATGAAAGATGCAAGCTATACTTCACCGGCATTGGCCGGACTGGGAAGGACAGGTGCTCAAACGGGAGGGCGGCTGGAATAATACGACTTATTTCGTGGAGCAAGGCGGGCGGAGGGCTGTACTGCGCATCTATGATACGCATAAGGATCGAACCAAAATCGAATTCGAGCACGCGGTGCTTCAAGCGCTGGCCCCGCTGCAGCTGCCGTTCAACGTGCCTGTGGTTATCCGTACGGTTGCGGGGGATACCGTAGCGCAGCTGCAGGATGGTAGCGGTAAATATGCCTGCCTATTCGTCTACATGGAGGGTGATTCACCTGCGGCGCAGGCTGTGGACTATATGTATTCCTTTGGAGATGCGGCGGGGATCCTGTCGTCAGCACTAGCTGAGGTTCAGATCGGCAGGACTCCTGTTTACCGCCCTTACTACGCACTTGCACAGGCTTACCCGCTGTGTACCCGAGAAGTCATTGAGCAGCTGTGCTTAACTCCCCCAGAACCTCTGAAAGAGGTGCAGGCCGAGCTGCAGATTCTGTATGAGGCCTATCTGGAAATCGCAGATTCGCTCCAGGGGCTGGAGCAGCTGCCCCATCAGCTGGTGCACGGAGACTTGAATGCCTCCAATCTGCTTCTCCAGCAGAACGATGTTAGCCAGGTGGCTGCGCTGCTCGATTTCGAGTTCTGCACCTTCGATGTGCGCGCCATGGAGCCGGCAGTCATTCTGTCGGCACTGCTGGAGCAGCCTGCAGCGGTAAGGGACTTCTGCCGGGGATTCACCCGTCATATCTCTTTAAGCGCTGATGAGATCAATGCCCTGCCTCTGTTGATGAAGCTGCGCAAGGTCGATGTGTTTCTGCATTTTGTCAGCCGCTTCCTGGAGGGGACCGATGGGCCGAAGGTGCTGCTGGAACAGGCAGTCCAGCTCTCTGCAGAGCTCAACCGATTGACAGAAGATTGTGGCTGGGTGCAGGAGGAGCTGAGAAGGGCTAAATTTCGGGTACAATGATCCGATAACATAAGAGAGTTTACTTATTTTAGGAGAATTGGAGGTTGTGGAATGAACGTATCATTTCCCTCGCACCCAAGGTCCTCCCAGACATCAGGTTATTCACTATCGCAGCAAGGGAAGACATTGTCCTCAAGGCCAGAGCAGGAGGACTCCCGTGGTGGAGCACGGATGCAGAGCAAGCAGAGGAGGAGATCCAGGAGAATCCTCAGCTGCAGCAAGAACTCCTTGCCTACACCGATGCTGCTGGGGTAGGCAAGGAGAGCGTTCGAACCATACTGGATACGTTTATATGAGGAACGTCCGTACATAGAGCTGTGGTTATAAACCCAGTCGCTGGCCTTTCTCCAGCCGGACAATATGCTGCTCCCCTTGATCGGCCAGCGCTCTGAACTGTTCAATGGTCTCACGCATGGCAGGGAGCGCCTCCTGCTTGTAGCTGCTAATGGAATCGAGCGCAGAGAGGACGTCGGTGAAGGCTTGTTTTAATGTGTCAACGGAAATACTGCTTTCCAGCGATTGGTTGTGAATGGCGGCACCCTGATCCTTTAACATTTTGGAGGTGCCGCTGATCAGCTGGTCCGTGGTTTGATTGAGCAGCTCGATCTTGCGCAGTACAATCTTCTGGTTATATAGGGCGCTGGCTACGGTGACCGATATTTTGAGCGCGGAAACCGTAACATTGCGCGCCCGGTCCACACCGCGGATCAGTTCTTTATTGTTGCGGATGACCACCTCAATCGCCATAATGCCCTGCTGGTTCACGACCAGCATCTGCTGCAGATCCATCACCCGCTGGCGCAGCGGAAACAGCACCTCCTCCGTAATAAAGCGGACCTTATCCTCCGATTCACTGCGAGCTTTAGCCGCCTCAATCTGTGTCTCGATCTGTTCATCCATCAGCATGCCCAGCTGTATTTCCTTCTTCAGCCGTTTGGTCAGCTCCCGCAGGGACTGCTGCTCGAATTCCAGGGTGGTGTTGTCATTTCTCAGGACGGCCTTGCCTTTATCCAGCGAAGTGATGATGTCCGAGATCACAGCATCAGCTTTCTGGTATTTGGCGAAGTAGGCGCGCAGGGGATTGAAGAATTTGCCCAGGAAACCACTTTTGGCAAAATCAACAACGCTCGGGTCCAGATCCTTCAACTGCAGCTGAAGTTCCGTCAACCCTTTGGCGACCTGGCCGCCTTCATCGCCTGTTTTGGATAGATGACCTACGGACACCTGCAACAGCGCGTTTTTATCCGAGGAGGATCGCATGGTGTTCATCCCGAAGCTGTCGATGGCTTGCAGCACATTTTTACGTTTCTCCAGAGACTCGATATCCAGCTCCAGGATCGTGGCAACATTGCTTGCAGCCAACTGCTTCAGCTCAGATATTTCCTCCGGCTCGGGTGTAACCTCCACTTCGATCGCCGATTTAAGCTGCTCCGTACTGATGACTTCCATCGTAAAAGACATGACTAATCCTCCTTGTATCCCTGTGAATTACATTTGCACATTAAGCAGATTGCCGATTTTGTAGACTACATCATCCGTATCCGCATTGATGCTATTCGCTTCATTGATGCTTGAGATGCTTTCCAGCGCCTGAATATTGGCATTGTAACCAATCGTATAGATCGGGATGCGGTAAGTCTCGATCAACTCCCGGATCTCATTGAGCGAATGTCCCTGATTGGTTTCTCCGTCGCTCAGCACAAAGATCACAGGCTTCAGCCCCGGATGCTGCGCCAGCTCTGCTTGCAGCATATGGATGGCCACCGCAATGCCGTCAAAAGTAGCCGTTCCCCCGTTCGCCTGCAGACTGTTGATCGCGCCCACAAACATCGACTGTTGATTGGTATCATATACGCCGATAGGCAGCTGGATTGAAACGTTGTCCGAATAGGATACGAAGCCGATGCTGTTGTCCCGGCCGAGAAACTTCTGGCCTTTCAATAGCGATTCTTTCAATCGCTGCAGCGGCTCCCCGCTCATACTCCCGGATACATCAGCTACGAACACGGCGGCAATGGGCTGCTGCGCATTTTTCTTCTCCTTCCATACCTTCTGGGCAGCCGTCAGAGTCGCGCCGTCCACCGGCGCCAGCTCGGAGACATAATCGTCCAGTCCGTTGAATCCTTTGTCTGCCGCCAGCTTCTGATACTTCTCCTGCTCTGCAAATGCGGCGAAGGTAGTGAGGATATCCAGCTTCTCCTGCGGCAGCTCACCCAAGGCATACAACGGACTGTCATGACGCACCCCAAACGGAGTGAAGACATAACCGCTCTTCAGGTCTGGCGTATTGGCATAGGTCTGGTATTCCAGCACAAAAGCATCCAGCATCCCGGTTGTGGCTGCATCCCTCATCTGGAGCGTCGTTGAGGCAATAAAAGGCACATTGGCCTGGAATTTCTCGAAGCCTGCCACAGCCTGCGCACTCAGCAGATTGCTGCTGTCGAACGTGCCCAGCGCAGACACCAGGAAATTTAAGCCTGTTGAACTGGCAAAAGGGTCGGTGTAGCCCATCGCCAGCTCATTGTCGGCAATCGCCTCCGTGATTGTTTTGACGTTAAGCGAGCCGTATTTCTCAACCAACTTGTTGTATTTGGCCTCATTGGTGACCACTCCGGCTACATTTCCCGCCAGTCGTTTGGAGATCTGCTGGACGTTTATGCCCGCTGCTGCGACCATTTCACCCCACAGCTCATTGGAAGGGGTGAAGGCGTCAGGCACGTATTTGCCGGAGCGGATATAATCGGCGGCTGTGCCTGAGGCGATATTGCGGATACGGACGGACACGGTGTTCCCGTTCACCTGCGGGCTGCCCGAGTTGAAGGCTGCCGCGACCTCATTCAGCCAGCCGTCATTGCCGGTCCCGGATTTCTCGGTAGAGGAGAAGATTTCTACGAAATGCTCCGATGCATTGGGTACGGAAACCGCAAACTTGGAGATATCCGGCAAGGATTCGGCCACATCTACCGGATCAAGGTCAATCTGACCCTTGACGGGGTCTGCTACAGTAACGTTAATATTGCGGTAGAGCTTATCCAGCTGTTTCGCGGCATCCTCTGCTGTGATCTGTGTGCTGCTTTTGCCCCAATTGGAGGTGAAGCGGATGCCGAAGTAGATCAGCGCAAAAACAGCGAGCGCAATCACCCCCAGCAGGGCCAAGGCTTTTCCTTTCCTAAGCATATTCATCTTCCTCTCAGGACTTGTAGGCTTTGGTCTGCCTTATCAAAGCTTCGATTTCCTTCATACCGGGCATATCCGCCGCCGCTTGCACCTCCGCACTGCCCAGCAGCGAAAGCTCCAGCAGCAATTGATCCAGCTTCAGCAGGATCTCTTCATTGATCCGCAGATAACCTGAAATGTGACCAATATACTCGTTGTAGAGCTGTGTTCTCGCTTGAATAAGCGTGGCCGGCAGCTGCGGCTGTGTCTCTTGATT
This window encodes:
- a CDS encoding PilZ domain-containing protein, whose translation is MTTNRRTEPFRYDLVEPASFELYILSINGNNVPSKPVSALLHDISRSGCRLSLLLNMQAEQNQIRVGMEMVLHEEPIYLEGTLKWNFEKDSRFHYGVQLDIPEHDRDRLPRELRLLAGERKIIVR
- a CDS encoding DUF4179 domain-containing protein, with the translated sequence MKPSDYGKPLNTTEDNWNAALQFSGEQPLPDDFTARVMEQVRGAEILPAHRIQVPWLRHKQISQSARRAWTWGMAVTLGTVIAASAILYSPSLLSPANTTPSPGSRVILPKEWTDLHLMKAKELGIIQQPDIQVYDQGYTLSLQEVVADPNRMVINLRITDRSGQPANNAMSMFSSSWLKLRNEAGQIIGKGTMTVPMESRSENGTFKQEYLLMSYIFPNEEPGETVVIEAEVNELTVDSKRGKVVTGDWGFSYKVDMTKANALTQTTKLDNTYTTPEGLSLEMENIVRSPAGVKLEFTTLLTDQAQARTPAELRDDLELMFHFENAKNEVLSPIVSSHGAVYTKHQSNTPDKLRWSYYVNDLPYDSDSGPVRFILDGYAIPVTSEDSFTVRPQMLKQQPAIFNAQGDLLKVHDIKITETADEPGPSAWMAISGQYFNRLAGDQWIARDELGQKYEVVRRGSYSIGEDVTFGQTDDHTNLIYLIAKNVKTLPKELTLTRTLTDKKYTNVAWSFELPEGAAKD
- a CDS encoding RNA polymerase sigma factor, which produces MEDQSNEKWIIQQVLNGDPEAFAGLVDKYKSALYGLLLGMGASHQDAQDLAQETFIKAYRKLRDHREQSSFASWLYTIAINLFRSQKRRRTFGFVEQSLLQKKEDALNPEEQYMRKEAQLDMQQKLAKLPERYRIVLLLRYTNELSYEEIAAVTGLTIHQVKNRLHRARLKLRKQWSHSKEDSHETIGLRQTP
- a CDS encoding EamA family transporter, which produces MKYLISVLVGAMSYGILSTIVVLAYGKGYSLGEVVGTQLLTGFILAWLLALYTKLKENRKHAKGGAGSAAYAKASTPITWKQRILLMLAGAPTVVTGLVYYQSLRYIPASLAIILLFQFTWISVLIQSVSRRQRPNKVTLLTLLVLFGGTLLAAGIFDQGAAHFNPLGITLGLLSAVSYSMFIIFSGKAVPSVHPAYRSAWMITGGFLLLCILFPPTFIFSGLLWSQLLFYGFLLGLFGAFIPPVLFAIGVPHIGGGMAGILGAAELPVAVLLSSFVLHEQVSMLQWVGVGLVLLGVVLPELHKVKWGNSKAIIH
- a CDS encoding radical SAM protein gives rise to the protein MTPKLDLAQYLNNGVERIIRDALKATLKAPRESVFLVRYAVAAAKAKKRRAELAAQNEHIPPFLIASITSRCNLWCAGCYAHHEHACADAPARGELHETEWERIFTEASELGVSFILLAGGEPLIRRDVLEQASAHRDILFPVFTNATMLDGTYLSLFDSARNLVPVLSIEGDRSMTDARRGSGVYQRLTEVMEALQSKSILYGVSVTVTVENLAYVTGDQFLTQLQQSGCRVVIYVEYVPVDPGTQDLAPTHAERAYLAQRLTALRSGDAGMVMISFPGDELASGGCLAAGRGFFHINAHGGVEPCPFSPYSDTSLREGTLRDALHSPLFAKLSSGELLQHHTGGCVLFEQQEMVRRLL
- a CDS encoding TetR/AcrR family transcriptional regulator encodes the protein MPAEHAKEQILGATIHLLNQEGNTSNITARKIAAEAHVNLAMINYYFGSKDALIHSAVDTIINERAQELKQADPPDASARDKLKNFLTQLSDLTLKYTKLTKASIPYVLLQGDIDLPHYILPFIREHYRESRSETECRIIAYQLISFCQLAFYRSTDFMRYLSLDVSDKLQRDDMLDTLLKLHLPFDEKEGNEEGGRQ
- a CDS encoding phosphotransferase, producing the protein MQAILHRHWPDWEGQVLKREGGWNNTTYFVEQGGRRAVLRIYDTHKDRTKIEFEHAVLQALAPLQLPFNVPVVIRTVAGDTVAQLQDGSGKYACLFVYMEGDSPAAQAVDYMYSFGDAAGILSSALAEVQIGRTPVYRPYYALAQAYPLCTREVIEQLCLTPPEPLKEVQAELQILYEAYLEIADSLQGLEQLPHQLVHGDLNASNLLLQQNDVSQVAALLDFEFCTFDVRAMEPAVILSALLEQPAAVRDFCRGFTRHISLSADEINALPLLMKLRKVDVFLHFVSRFLEGTDGPKVLLEQAVQLSAELNRLTEDCGWVQEELRRAKFRVQ
- a CDS encoding toxic anion resistance protein; this encodes MSFTMEVISTEQLKSAIEVEVTPEPEEISELKQLAASNVATILELDIESLEKRKNVLQAIDSFGMNTMRSSSDKNALLQVSVGHLSKTGDEGGQVAKGLTELQLQLKDLDPSVVDFAKSGFLGKFFNPLRAYFAKYQKADAVISDIITSLDKGKAVLRNDNTTLEFEQQSLRELTKRLKKEIQLGMLMDEQIETQIEAAKARSESEDKVRFITEEVLFPLRQRVMDLQQMLVVNQQGIMAIEVVIRNNKELIRGVDRARNVTVSALKISVTVASALYNQKIVLRKIELLNQTTDQLISGTSKMLKDQGAAIHNQSLESSISVDTLKQAFTDVLSALDSISSYKQEALPAMRETIEQFRALADQGEQHIVRLEKGQRLGL
- a CDS encoding vWA domain-containing protein, yielding MLRKGKALALLGVIALAVFALIYFGIRFTSNWGKSSTQITAEDAAKQLDKLYRNINVTVADPVKGQIDLDPVDVAESLPDISKFAVSVPNASEHFVEIFSSTEKSGTGNDGWLNEVAAAFNSGSPQVNGNTVSVRIRNIASGTAADYIRSGKYVPDAFTPSNELWGEMVAAAGINVQQISKRLAGNVAGVVTNEAKYNKLVEKYGSLNVKTITEAIADNELAMGYTDPFASSTGLNFLVSALGTFDSSNLLSAQAVAGFEKFQANVPFIASTTLQMRDAATTGMLDAFVLEYQTYANTPDLKSGYVFTPFGVRHDSPLYALGELPQEKLDILTTFAAFAEQEKYQKLAADKGFNGLDDYVSELAPVDGATLTAAQKVWKEKKNAQQPIAAVFVADVSGSMSGEPLQRLKESLLKGQKFLGRDNSIGFVSYSDNVSIQLPIGVYDTNQQSMFVGAINSLQANGGTATFDGIAVAIHMLQAELAQHPGLKPVIFVLSDGETNQGHSLNEIRELIETYRIPIYTIGYNANIQALESISSINEANSINADTDDVVYKIGNLLNVQM